In a genomic window of Saccharomyces paradoxus chromosome X, complete sequence:
- the HOM6 gene encoding homoserine dehydrogenase (Homoserine dehydrogenase (L-homoserine:NADP oxidoreductase)~similar to YJR139C) codes for MTTKVVNVAVIGAGVVGSSFLDQLLAMKSTITYNLVLLAEAERSLISKDFSPLNVGSDWKAALAASTTKTLPLDDLISHLKTSPKPVILVDNTSSAYIAGFYTKFVENGISIATPNKKAFSSDLATWKALFSNKPTNGFVYHEATVGAGLPIISFLREIIQTGDEVEKIEGIFSGTLSYIFNEFSTSEANDVKFSDIVKVAKKLGYTEPDPRDDLNGLDVARKVTIVGRISGVEVESPTSFPVQSLIPKPLESVKSADEFLEKLSDYDKDLTQLKKEAAAENKVLRFIGKVDVASKSVSVGIEKYDYSHPFASLKGSDNVISIKTKRYTNPVVIQGAGAGAAVTAAGVLGDVIKIAQRL; via the coding sequence atgaccACTAAAGTTGTTAATGTTGCCGTTATCGGTGCCGGTGTTGTTGGTTCATCTTTCTTGGATCAATTGTTGGCCATGAAGTCTACTATTACTTACAATCTAGTACTTTTGGCTGAGGCCGAGCGTTCTTTGATCTCTAAGGATTTTTCTCCATTGAATGTTGGTTCCGATTGGAAGGCTGCTTTGGCAGCTTCCACTACCAAAACGTTGCCACTGGACGATCTGATTTCTCATTTGAAAACTTCACCTAAGCCAGTCATTTTGGTTGATAACACTTCCAGCGCCTACATTGCTGGTTTTTACACCAAGTTTGTCGAAAATGGTATTTCCATTGCTACTCCAAACAAGAAGGCCTTTTCCTCTGATTTGGCTACTTGGAAGGCTCTTTTCTCAAACAAGCCAACCAACGGTTTCGTCTATCATGAAGCCACCGTCGGTGCTGGTTTGCCTATTATTAGTTTCTTGAGAGAAATTATTCAAACCGGTGAcgaagttgaaaaaattgaaggtATCTTCTCTGGTACTCTATCCTATATTTTTAACGAATTCTCTACTAGCGAAGCTAACGACGTCaaattttctgatattGTCAAAGTTGCTAAAAAATTGGGTTACACTGAACCAGACCCAAGAGATGATTTGAATGGGTTGGATGTTGCTAGAAAGGTTACCATTGTTGGTAGGATATCCGGTGTAGAAGTTGAATCTCCAACTTCTTTCCCAGTCCAGTCTTTGATTCCAAAACCGTTGGAATCTGTCAAGTCTGCCgatgaatttttggaaaaattatcTGATTATGATAAAGATTTGActcaattgaagaaggaagcCGCTGCTGAAAATAAGGTATTGAGATTCATTGGTAAAGTTGATGTTGCTAGCAAATCAGTGTCCGTAGGAATTGAAAAGTACGATTACTCACACCCATTTGCATCATTAAAAGGATCAGACAACGTTATCTCCATCAAAACTAAACGTTACACCAATCCTGTTGTTATTCAAGGTGCTGGTGCTGGTGCTGCCGTTACTGCCGCTGGTGTCTTGGGTGATGTTATCAAGATTGCTCAAAGACTTTAG